In Phenylobacterium zucineum HLK1, one DNA window encodes the following:
- a CDS encoding NUDIX hydrolase: MAPGPVSAGVLAWRARPEGPQFLLVHPGGPYWRGKDEAAWSIPKGLVEPDEADWDAARREFLEELGQPIDGEPVELPPCRLPSGKIVRAWLVEADLDVTGLKSNAFEMEWPPRSGRWAAFPEVDKAAWFAAGEARARLHKGQRPLLEAALAKLAGR; the protein is encoded by the coding sequence ATGGCGCCGGGGCCGGTCAGCGCGGGAGTGCTCGCCTGGCGGGCCCGGCCGGAGGGGCCGCAGTTCCTGCTGGTGCATCCAGGCGGTCCCTACTGGCGAGGCAAGGACGAGGCGGCCTGGTCGATCCCCAAGGGGCTGGTCGAGCCGGACGAGGCCGACTGGGACGCCGCCCGGCGCGAGTTCCTGGAGGAGCTGGGGCAGCCGATCGACGGCGAGCCGGTGGAGCTGCCGCCCTGCCGGCTCCCCAGCGGCAAGATTGTGCGGGCCTGGCTGGTCGAGGCCGACCTCGACGTGACCGGCCTCAAGAGCAACGCGTTCGAGATGGAGTGGCCGCCGAGGTCCGGGCGCTGGGCCGCCTTCCCCGAGGTGGACAAGGCGGCCTGGTTCGCCGCCGGGGAGGCGAGGGCGCGCCTGCACAAGGGCCAGCGGCCGCTGCTGGAGGCGGCGCTGGCGAAGCTCGCCGGCCGCTGA
- a CDS encoding mechanosensitive ion channel family protein, whose translation MTLADLTAFAAPYPWLETLWALALLVAAAAVANLLVKPLIVRVLARVFDGLSHRVSHEDALPVARRLANILPAVVIAQGIVLVPHLPVGVVTVTRNVCSAFVILMVVLALSAALNLLNDLYQRRPTAMSRPIKGYLQVVKILLFAAAAVLMAAALMERSPLLLLSGLGAMAAVLMLVFKDTILSLVASVQIASNDMVRLGDWVEMPQLNADGDVIDIALHTVKIQNWDKTITTIPTQRLITDSFKNWRGMQESGGRRIKRALMLDQTSVRFLADEDRERLRRMSLIADYLDRKQAELDAWNQRLLADGRDPVNTRQLTNLGTFRAYVQAYLEAHPTIARNMTLLVRQLQPTPEGLPIEIYCFTATTAWAEYEGVQSDIFDHLYAVLPEFGLRVFQAPTGLDLQRLAAA comes from the coding sequence ATGACCCTCGCAGACCTGACCGCCTTCGCCGCCCCCTATCCCTGGCTGGAGACCCTCTGGGCGCTCGCCCTGCTGGTCGCCGCCGCCGCCGTCGCCAACCTGCTGGTCAAGCCGCTGATCGTGCGGGTGCTGGCCCGGGTCTTCGACGGCCTCTCGCACCGGGTCAGCCACGAGGACGCCCTGCCGGTCGCCCGCCGGCTCGCCAACATCCTGCCGGCGGTGGTGATCGCGCAGGGGATCGTGCTGGTGCCGCACCTGCCGGTCGGCGTGGTCACGGTGACCCGCAATGTCTGCAGCGCCTTCGTCATCCTGATGGTCGTGCTGGCCCTCAGCGCGGCGCTCAACCTGCTGAACGACCTCTACCAGCGGCGGCCGACGGCCATGAGCCGGCCGATCAAGGGCTACCTGCAGGTGGTCAAGATCCTGCTGTTCGCCGCCGCCGCGGTGCTGATGGCGGCGGCGCTGATGGAACGCTCGCCGCTGCTGCTCCTCTCGGGCCTGGGCGCCATGGCCGCGGTGCTGATGCTGGTGTTCAAGGACACCATCCTGTCGCTGGTGGCCTCGGTGCAGATCGCCTCCAACGACATGGTCCGCCTCGGCGACTGGGTGGAGATGCCTCAGCTGAACGCCGACGGGGACGTGATCGACATCGCCCTGCACACGGTGAAGATCCAGAACTGGGACAAGACCATCACCACGATCCCGACGCAGCGGCTGATCACCGACTCGTTCAAGAACTGGCGCGGCATGCAGGAGTCGGGCGGGCGGCGGATCAAGCGCGCCCTGATGCTGGACCAGACGAGCGTCCGCTTCCTCGCCGACGAGGATCGGGAGCGCCTGCGGCGGATGTCGCTGATCGCCGACTACCTCGATCGCAAGCAGGCCGAGCTGGACGCCTGGAACCAGCGGCTGCTGGCGGACGGGCGCGATCCCGTGAACACCCGCCAGCTCACCAACCTCGGCACCTTCCGCGCCTATGTGCAGGCCTACCTCGAAGCCCATCCCACGATCGCCAGGAACATGACCCTGCTGGTCCGGCAGCTTCAGCCGACCCCCGAGGGCCTGCCGATCGAGATCTACTGCTTCACGGCCACGACCGCCTGGGCCGAGTACGAGGGCGTGCAGTCGGACATCTTCGACCACCTCTACGCGGTCCTGCCCGAGTTCGGCCTGCGGGTGTTCCAGGCCCCGACCGGCCTCGACCTCCAGCGGCTGGCGGCCGCCTAG
- a CDS encoding MarR family winged helix-turn-helix transcriptional regulator, translating into MDTRLTSALIAIRRIVRAAEFAARDISRASGLTPSQLLVLQLVDRQGVLSAGGIAEAARLSQATVTALLDKLEQRGLLMRRRGETDRRRVDVVLTPAGREALAGTPDLLQDRFAARFEKLADWEQASLVAALERVAVLLDADTIDASPILDIGSLQRSAPPET; encoded by the coding sequence ATGGACACCCGCCTCACCAGCGCCCTCATCGCGATCCGGCGGATCGTGCGCGCTGCGGAATTCGCGGCGCGGGACATCTCGCGCGCGTCGGGGCTGACGCCGTCGCAGCTGCTCGTGCTGCAGCTGGTCGACCGCCAGGGCGTGCTGAGCGCCGGCGGCATCGCCGAAGCCGCCCGGCTGAGCCAGGCCACCGTCACGGCCCTGCTCGACAAGCTGGAACAGCGCGGACTCCTCATGCGCCGGCGCGGCGAGACCGACCGCCGTCGGGTCGACGTCGTGCTGACGCCGGCGGGCCGCGAGGCGCTGGCCGGAACGCCGGACCTCCTGCAGGACCGCTTCGCCGCGCGCTTCGAGAAGCTCGCCGACTGGGAGCAGGCGAGCCTAGTCGCGGCCCTGGAGCGGGTCGCCGTGCTGCTGGACGCCGACACCATCGACGCCTCGCCGATCCTCGACATCGGCTCGCTGCAGCGCTCGGCGCCGCCCGAGACCTAG
- the ectA gene encoding diaminobutyrate acetyltransferase, translating into MTTASLRRAAGGLGVRVDPSPGRVELRAPTLADGPDVHALIRACPPLDENSAYCNLLQCAHFADTCVTAVDGEGLAGWLSAYVSPAEPDTIFVWQVAVAPRARGTGLGGRMLAELLSRPACRGVRRLTTTITEGNQPSWRMFGRLAERLGAPLTREPCFLEGVHLPAGHSTEHMVAIGPFDPAATRA; encoded by the coding sequence ATGACAACTGCTTCGCTTCGGCGGGCGGCTGGGGGGCTTGGGGTCCGAGTCGATCCCTCGCCGGGCCGTGTCGAGCTGCGGGCGCCCACTCTGGCGGACGGACCCGATGTCCACGCCCTGATCCGCGCCTGCCCGCCGCTCGACGAGAATTCGGCCTACTGCAATCTCCTCCAGTGCGCCCACTTCGCCGACACCTGCGTGACCGCGGTCGACGGGGAGGGCCTGGCCGGCTGGCTGTCGGCCTATGTCTCGCCGGCCGAGCCTGACACCATCTTCGTCTGGCAGGTGGCCGTGGCCCCCCGCGCCCGCGGAACCGGCCTTGGCGGCCGCATGCTGGCCGAGCTCCTGTCGCGCCCCGCCTGCCGCGGCGTGCGGCGGCTCACAACGACCATCACCGAGGGCAACCAGCCGTCCTGGCGGATGTTCGGCCGGCTGGCCGAGCGCCTGGGCGCGCCGCTCACCCGCGAGCCCTGCTTCCTGGAAGGCGTCCACCTGCCGGCCGGTCATTCGACCGAGCACATGGTCGCCATCGGACCATTCGACCCCGCGGCGACGCGGGCCTGA
- the ectB gene encoding diaminobutyrate--2-oxoglutarate transaminase translates to MYDAEAPARADTAFAPFDRLESRVRSYCRSFPAVFVRGSGAWLYDADGKAYLDFLSGCASLNYGHNHPALKQRLVEYIADDGVAHSLDMHSRAKAEFLEAFEAAILRPRGMFYRAQFTGPTGANAVEAALKLARKITGRTNVIAFTNGFHGVTLGALAATGSGGHRASGGLPAQGVSRAAYDGYYGPDVDTAAQLDKLLSDPSGGIDPPAAILVETVQGEGGLNVASAEWLRAIEAIARKHGALFIIDDIQAGCGRAGGFFSFEDMGVTPDIVTMAKSLSGLGLPMALTLIRPERDVWHPGQHNGTFRGNCHAFVTAKAAIDTFWRDDAFAERTAAKGERLRARLEEIAGKHPDVVRGTKGRGMMRGIDVGSGEVSGRIVKAAFERGLVIETSGPRDEIVKVLAPLTIADEDLDRGLDILSAAIADIRGRVQLNAA, encoded by the coding sequence ATGTACGACGCCGAAGCCCCGGCGCGCGCTGACACCGCGTTCGCGCCTTTCGACCGCCTGGAGTCCCGGGTTCGTTCCTACTGCCGCAGCTTCCCGGCCGTGTTCGTCCGCGGGTCGGGCGCCTGGCTCTACGACGCAGACGGCAAGGCCTACCTCGACTTCCTCAGCGGCTGCGCCAGCCTCAACTACGGCCACAACCACCCGGCCCTGAAGCAGCGGCTCGTGGAGTACATCGCCGACGACGGCGTGGCTCACAGCCTCGACATGCACAGCCGCGCCAAGGCCGAGTTCCTGGAGGCTTTCGAAGCGGCCATCCTGCGGCCGCGCGGGATGTTCTACCGCGCCCAGTTCACCGGCCCCACGGGCGCCAACGCCGTCGAGGCGGCGCTGAAGCTCGCGCGCAAGATCACCGGCCGGACGAACGTCATCGCCTTCACCAACGGCTTCCACGGCGTGACCCTGGGGGCCCTGGCTGCCACCGGCAGCGGCGGCCACCGCGCGTCCGGCGGACTGCCCGCCCAGGGCGTCAGCCGCGCGGCCTACGACGGTTACTACGGGCCCGACGTCGACACCGCGGCCCAGCTCGACAAGCTGCTGTCGGATCCCTCGGGCGGCATCGATCCGCCGGCCGCGATCCTCGTGGAGACGGTGCAGGGCGAGGGCGGCCTCAACGTCGCCTCGGCCGAGTGGCTGCGCGCCATCGAGGCGATCGCGCGCAAGCACGGGGCGCTGTTCATCATCGACGACATCCAGGCTGGCTGCGGCCGCGCCGGCGGCTTCTTCAGCTTCGAGGACATGGGCGTGACGCCGGACATCGTCACCATGGCGAAGTCGCTCTCGGGGCTGGGCCTGCCGATGGCGCTGACGCTGATCCGTCCCGAGCGGGACGTCTGGCATCCCGGCCAGCACAACGGCACCTTCCGCGGCAACTGCCACGCCTTCGTCACCGCCAAGGCGGCGATTGACACCTTCTGGCGCGACGACGCCTTCGCCGAGCGGACCGCCGCCAAGGGCGAGCGGCTGCGCGCGCGGCTCGAGGAGATCGCCGGCAAGCATCCGGACGTCGTCCGCGGGACCAAGGGCCGCGGCATGATGCGGGGCATCGACGTCGGGTCGGGCGAGGTCTCGGGCCGGATCGTCAAGGCGGCCTTCGAGCGCGGCCTGGTGATCGAGACCAGCGGCCCGCGCGACGAGATCGTGAAGGTCCTGGCGCCCCTCACCATCGCCGACGAGGACCTGGACCGTGGCCTGGACATCCTGTCCGCCGCGATCGCCGACATCCGCGGCCGCGTGCAGCTGAACGCCGCCTGA
- a CDS encoding ectoine synthase has product MIVRDLSQAEKTDRRVVSKGWESTRLLLKDDAMGFSFHITTIYEGAELPMHYKNHLEAVYCISGEGSIEDLATGQVHEIRPGVLYALDKHDRHVLRGRTQMVMACAFNPPVTGREVHDETGAYPLEAEMA; this is encoded by the coding sequence ATGATCGTTCGCGACCTGAGCCAAGCCGAGAAGACCGACCGCCGCGTGGTGTCCAAGGGGTGGGAGAGCACGCGCCTCCTGCTGAAGGACGACGCGATGGGCTTCTCGTTCCACATCACGACCATCTACGAGGGCGCCGAGCTGCCCATGCACTACAAGAACCACCTGGAGGCGGTCTACTGCATCTCCGGGGAGGGTTCGATCGAGGACCTCGCCACCGGCCAGGTGCACGAGATCCGGCCGGGCGTGCTCTACGCACTCGACAAGCACGACCGCCACGTCCTGCGCGGCCGCACCCAGATGGTCATGGCCTGCGCCTTCAACCCGCCGGTGACCGGCCGCGAGGTGCACGACGAGACCGGCGCCTATCCCCTCGAAGCGGAGATGGCCTGA
- the thpD gene encoding ectoine hydroxylase, which produces MASKPAWQPRIDPVAHSRWTPEAPISAEQHVMFERDGYLVLENLFSAAEVATLQRELERMRKMPASLETETLIAEPGSGALRSVFAIHAQNRLFGRLAADERLVSVARHLLGDEVYIHQSRLNYKSGFDGREFYWHSDFETWHVEDGMPRMRALSMSVQLADNHAVNGPLMVMPGSQRTYVSCVGETPEDHYKQSLRKQEYGVPDRDSLARLAETCGIVAPTGPAGSVVLFDCNTMHGSNGNITPFPRANAFIVYNSVSNRLVEPFGGRAPRPEFIATREGFEPLTAMGGDLAEGRAA; this is translated from the coding sequence GTGGCCTCGAAGCCTGCCTGGCAGCCGCGCATCGACCCGGTGGCCCACAGCCGCTGGACCCCTGAGGCGCCGATCTCGGCCGAACAGCACGTGATGTTCGAGCGCGACGGCTATCTCGTGCTCGAGAACCTGTTCTCGGCCGCCGAGGTGGCCACGCTACAGCGCGAACTGGAGCGGATGCGCAAGATGCCGGCCTCGCTGGAGACCGAGACGCTGATCGCCGAGCCCGGCTCGGGCGCGCTGCGCTCTGTCTTCGCGATCCACGCCCAGAACCGGCTGTTCGGCCGGCTGGCCGCCGACGAGCGGCTGGTGTCGGTCGCTCGCCACCTGCTGGGCGACGAGGTCTACATCCACCAGTCGCGGCTGAACTACAAAAGCGGCTTCGACGGCAGGGAATTCTACTGGCACTCGGATTTCGAGACCTGGCACGTCGAGGACGGGATGCCCCGCATGCGGGCGCTGTCGATGTCGGTCCAGCTCGCCGACAACCACGCCGTCAACGGCCCGCTGATGGTGATGCCGGGCTCGCAGCGGACGTACGTCTCGTGCGTCGGCGAGACGCCCGAGGACCACTACAAGCAGTCGCTGCGCAAGCAGGAGTACGGCGTGCCGGATCGCGACAGCCTGGCCCGCCTGGCCGAGACCTGCGGGATCGTCGCCCCCACCGGGCCGGCCGGCTCGGTCGTCCTGTTCGACTGCAACACCATGCACGGCTCGAACGGCAACATCACCCCGTTCCCGCGGGCCAACGCCTTCATCGTCTACAACTCGGTCTCCAACCGTCTGGTGGAGCCGTTCGGCGGGCGCGCCCCGCGGCCCGAGTTCATCGCCACCCGCGAGGGCTTCGAGCCGCTCACGGCGATGGGCGGCGACCTCGCCGAGGGGAGGGCGGCCTGA
- a CDS encoding aspartate kinase yields MGVHTVEKIGGTSISDTRAVLDNILIGARTGAELYNRIFVVSAYAGVTDRLLEHKKTGRPGVYALFAAAASGEGEAWRTAIDDLLTHLRALNAERFTDPADLAAADAFVEQRVETARSCLGDLQRLCAQGHFRLDAQLGAVREMLASIGEAQSAHNLTLELRRRGVNARMVDLTGWDEPDAVELDELLARAFADVDLASELPIATGYAKAGKGLMAEYGRGYSEVVFSRTAVVTGAREATIHKEFHLSSADPKLVGPGAVRKVGRTNYDVADQLANLGMEAIHPRAARGLRQAGIPLCVRNTFDPEDRGTTIWSDFVSEQPRVEIICGLTGLTALELFEPDMVGVKGYDAGILAVLTRHAARIVSKASNANTISHYLDATPKQVKRVIADLEREFPNATVTTQQVAVVAVIGSDLNIPGLTAAAAQALADAGVEILGIQQLTRRVDLQFVVRERDYAASVQALHARLVCGGGRLRSAA; encoded by the coding sequence ATGGGCGTGCATACCGTCGAGAAGATCGGCGGCACCTCCATCTCGGACACGCGCGCGGTCCTGGACAACATCCTGATCGGCGCGCGGACGGGGGCCGAGCTGTACAACCGGATCTTCGTGGTCTCGGCCTACGCCGGCGTTACGGACAGGCTGCTCGAGCACAAGAAGACCGGCCGGCCGGGGGTGTACGCCCTGTTCGCCGCCGCGGCGTCGGGCGAGGGCGAGGCCTGGCGCACGGCGATCGACGACCTGCTGACGCACCTGCGGGCGCTGAACGCCGAGCGGTTCACCGACCCGGCGGACCTGGCGGCGGCCGACGCCTTCGTGGAGCAGCGGGTCGAGACCGCGCGCTCGTGCCTGGGCGACCTGCAGCGCCTCTGCGCCCAGGGCCACTTCCGGCTGGACGCCCAGCTCGGGGCCGTGCGCGAGATGCTGGCCTCGATCGGCGAGGCCCAGAGCGCCCACAACCTCACGCTCGAGCTGCGCCGCCGCGGCGTCAACGCCCGGATGGTCGACCTGACCGGCTGGGACGAGCCGGACGCCGTCGAGCTCGACGAGCTCCTGGCGCGCGCCTTCGCCGACGTGGACCTGGCGAGCGAGCTGCCCATCGCCACCGGCTACGCCAAGGCGGGCAAGGGCCTGATGGCCGAATACGGCCGCGGCTACAGCGAGGTGGTGTTCAGCCGCACGGCGGTGGTGACGGGGGCCCGCGAGGCCACGATCCACAAGGAGTTCCACCTCTCGAGCGCCGATCCCAAGCTGGTCGGGCCCGGGGCCGTGCGGAAGGTCGGGCGGACGAACTACGACGTCGCCGACCAACTGGCGAACCTCGGCATGGAGGCGATCCACCCACGGGCGGCGCGCGGCCTGCGCCAGGCCGGCATCCCCCTCTGCGTGCGCAACACCTTCGATCCCGAGGATCGGGGCACGACCATCTGGTCGGACTTCGTCTCGGAGCAGCCGCGGGTGGAGATCATCTGCGGCCTCACGGGCCTGACGGCGCTGGAGCTCTTCGAGCCCGACATGGTGGGGGTGAAGGGCTATGACGCCGGCATCCTGGCGGTGCTCACCCGGCACGCGGCGCGGATCGTCTCGAAGGCGTCGAACGCCAACACGATCAGCCACTACCTCGACGCCACGCCCAAGCAGGTGAAGCGGGTGATCGCCGACCTGGAACGCGAGTTCCCGAACGCCACGGTGACGACTCAGCAGGTCGCGGTGGTGGCGGTGATCGGCAGCGACCTGAACATCCCCGGGCTCACCGCCGCGGCGGCGCAGGCGCTGGCGGACGCCGGAGTCGAGATCCTGGGCATCCAGCAGCTCACCCGCCGGGTGGATCTGCAGTTCGTGGTCCGGGAGCGGGACTACGCCGCGAGCGTCCAGGCCCTGCACGCGCGCCTGGTATGCGGGGGCGGGCGGCTGCGCTCGGCGGCCTGA